A window of the Pontibacillus yanchengensis genome harbors these coding sequences:
- the pstA gene encoding phosphate ABC transporter permease PstA, with translation MNYIDEQVVQKNMGKRIKKNSIGKWLFFIATLIGLVFLAALAYRILTQGIGGIDWQFLSGFTSASPERAGIKAGVVGSLWLMAVTAPVTIILGVSTAIYLEEYAKQNRLTRFIQTNIQNLAGVPSIVFGLLGLTIFVYVFGIGEVILSGGLTLALLVLPVITVAAQEAIRSVPQDVRQASFALGATKWQTVRRVVLPAAIPGILTGSILALSRAIGETAPLLVVGASTAIFTLPGNINDPYTAMPIQIFSWTQQPQQAFQDVASAGIVILLAILLLMNFIAVMIRNKFSKRF, from the coding sequence GAAGCGAATCAAAAAGAATAGTATAGGTAAATGGCTATTCTTTATTGCTACACTTATCGGTTTAGTATTCTTAGCTGCTTTAGCTTATCGTATATTGACTCAAGGGATTGGTGGAATAGATTGGCAGTTTTTAAGTGGTTTCACATCTGCATCACCTGAACGTGCTGGTATTAAAGCAGGTGTAGTTGGCTCGTTATGGTTAATGGCTGTTACAGCACCAGTAACGATTATCTTAGGGGTAAGTACTGCCATTTATTTAGAGGAATATGCCAAGCAAAATCGATTGACTCGATTTATTCAAACAAATATTCAAAACCTTGCAGGAGTACCATCCATCGTTTTTGGTCTATTAGGTTTAACGATTTTCGTTTATGTTTTTGGTATTGGGGAAGTGATTCTATCAGGGGGACTAACGTTAGCGTTACTTGTTTTACCAGTTATTACTGTAGCTGCACAAGAAGCAATTCGTTCTGTTCCACAAGATGTACGCCAAGCTTCCTTTGCTTTAGGTGCCACTAAATGGCAAACAGTAAGGCGTGTTGTATTGCCAGCAGCTATTCCAGGAATATTAACTGGTAGTATATTAGCGTTATCTCGTGCTATAGGTGAAACAGCGCCATTACTTGTTGTAGGTGCTTCAACGGCTATATTCACTTTACCAGGTAATATAAATGATCCTTATACAGCAATGCCTATCCAAATCTTTAGTTGGACTCAACAGCCTCAACAAGCGTTCCAAGACGTCGCTTCTGCTGGTATTGTTATATTATTAGCTATCTTGTTGTTGATGAATTTTATTGCTGTAATGATTCGTAATAAGTTCTCAAAACGTTTTTAA